CAGACAGAGAAACGGTTTCATCGGCGTATTGGGGAGCGGTAGCTACAGGAGTAGCGTCGCCACACTCGATACGGCCTTGGGTTTCTTTATCAAAATAGGTATTTTTCCAGCACTCGCCGTAGTTGTTGCGTACTACGGTTTGTTCGCGGTCAACGGTGTAACCGTGTTTGGTATGCGCCTCGCTGGCCATTGCGGTACCTGAAGCAACCAAGGCAACAAACAAGGCGCTTAATTTCAGCTGTTTGGTCATTTTATTCCCTCATCAAAGATTGTTATACAACGGGCGCAGAGCGTAACCGCTGCAAATCACCAATATACAGGCCACTGTCGTAAACGGCGGCAAATCGGATATATCAGTTTGCACTATAAAGAAACGGAGGGCAAACTGTCAATACACAACTGCCCGTGCACAACGGCAAAGACCCGCTTCCTGTTTCTGAATCATGCCGAAAAATCAAGCCCGTGTCATGTATTAGCAAGCAAATCAACATTTGCGGGGCAATCCCGTTGCACGGAAGCAACAGTTAACGCCGCCAGCCAGCCATGACTAGTTAATATCAATAACAGATTGTTTATTAAAAAACAAAAGCTTTAACCCTTTCACCGAGACAATCGGGCAGATTTTGCCAAAGTGTGCTACATTGCCAAGCGTTTGTCGTACAGAATCTACAAAACCCATAAACTCCCGCCGCTTGGTTTTTTAAGATGAAATTACAGCAATTGCGTTACGCGCTCGAAGTTTACCGCCACAATCTGAATGTATCTGAAGCCGCCGAAGCCCTGTTTACTTCCCAACCGGGCATTTCCAAACAAATCAGGCTGCTGGAAGAAGAGTTGGGAATACAGATATTTATCCGCAGCGGCAAACGCGTGGTCTCGGTTTCGCAACCGGGCAAGGCGGTTTTAGAGCTGGCCGAAAGGATTTTGCGCGATGTGCAGAATATTAAGAATATCGGCAGCGAGTTTACCGAACACGACAGCGGTTCGTTAACCATCGCCACCACCCACACGCAGGCACGTTATGCGCTGCCGGCCATTGTGGCGGAATTTGTGCAGCGCTACCCCAAAGTGCGCCTGAGCATCAAGCAGGGCAGCCCCGACGTGCTGGCGCAAATGGTGGTTAACGGCGAAGCCGACTTTGCAATTGCCACCGAAGCGCTGGAGGAAAACGGCGAGTTGCGCAAACTGCCCTGCGAAGCGTGGACACATGCGGTGGTTGTGCCGGACGACCATCCGCTTTTAGACTGCCGCCATCCGTTGGCAATCGAAGACTTGGCGGCTTTTCCGCTGGTAACTTACGAATTTGCCCTTAACCACAACAATAATATTGCCCGTGCGTTTCAGAAAGCCCGCTTGGATTTGCCTACCGTGGCGTTGTCGTCGGCCGACACCGATGTGTTGAAAACCTATGTAAGGCTGGGCCTGGGCGTGGGTTTGATGGCGAAAATGGCTTACGATGTCAAAACCGACAGTGATCTGCACCTGATCGATGCTTCGCATTTGTTCGAGCCTTCCCACACCTACATCGCACTGCGGCCGGATACCTATCTGCGCGGCTATACTTATGACTTTATTAATCTGTTTGCACCCAAACTCACCCGCACGCAGATTGACAAAATGTTATATGAACCGATTGAGGAAGATTTTTCCATCTAAAATCCTAAACGGAAATATTTAAAGGCCGTCTGAAAAATATTTTTCAGACGGCCTTTTGGGGTTCAAATAGTTATACGGCGTGTTCGCAGCCGGAAACCATTTTCTTCAAAGCCTGCGGCTCTAAAATTTTGATGTGTTTGTGTTCGACCAAAATCAGCCCTTCGTGATGGAATTTCGACAAGGTTCGGCTGACGGTTTCCAGTTTCAACCCCAGATAGCTGCCGATTTCTTCGCGCGACATCCGCAAAATAAAATCATTGGCGGCAAAACCGCGGGCATACAGGCGGTTGGACAAGTTGAGCAGAAAAGCCGCCAACCGCTCTTCGGCGCGCATATTGCCCAACAGCAGCATCACGCCTTGGTCGCGCACGATTTCGCGGCTCATCAGGCGGAAAAAGTGGGTTTGCAGGCTGGGAATATTCTTTCCCAACTCTTCCATATGCGAAAACGGCAGCTCGCACACTTCGCTGTCTTCCAAGGCCACGGCATCGCAACTGTGGGTGTGTGTGCAGATGCCGTCCATGCCGATCAGTTCGCCCGACATGAAAAAGCCGGTTACTTGGTCGCGCCCGTCCTGGCTGGCGATGGTGGTTTTGAAGAAACCCGTGCGGATGGCAAACAGTGAGGTAAACGGCTCGCCCGCACGAAAGAGATATTCGCCTTTTTTCAAACGCCGGCTTTGGCGGATAACGGCATCCAGTTGGGCGAACTCGGTCGGCATCAGCCCAACGGGCAGGCACAGTTCGCGTAAGGAACACGTTGAACACAGCGTTTTCATCTGATGTTGGGCAGTGTGTGCGGGCATAGCGGGCACCTTTTCTTCTGAGCAACTTTTATATAGTTAAGCCGCGACTTAAGGACTATTGACTCCAGTCAAGGCTTGTTTATGATAGTGCAGGTATTCTATCAAACTACCTTTGGTTTGCCTATCCATTCCGAATCAAGAAAATTATTTAATGAAAATCATAAAGATACACAACAACACTGAGCCTGAATTCGACCGCGGGCTGATTGCTTCTCTACCTTCCAACGGCCCCCGCTACACTTCTTACCCGACCGCCGACCGCTTCCACAGCGGTTTTGGCGAAACCGACTATTTGGAATCACTCAATATGCGTCACGCAGGGGCTTTAAACAAACCCTTGTCGCTTTATATCCATATTCCTTTCTGCAATACCATCTGCTATTACTGCGGCTGCAACAAAATCATCACGAAAGACAAAACCCGCGCCGATGCCTACCTCGAATACCTCGAAAAAGAAATGGCGCTGCTCGCCCCACATCTGGACGGCCGCCATCAGTTGGCGCAGCTGCATTTCGGCGGCGGCACACCCACGTTTTTGAGCGACGGGCAGCTTGAGCGCGTTTTTGCGATGATACGGCGCTATTTCGATTTGATTCCCGGCGGCGAATATTCGATAGAAATCGACCCGCGCAAGGTCAGCCGCGAAACCGTGCTGCATTTGGGCAGGCTGGGCTTCAACCGCATGAGCGTGGGCATTCAGGACTTCGACCCGAAAGTGCAGGAAGCAGTCAACCGCGTGCAAACTGTTGAAGAAACGCGCGAAGTGATTGAGACCGCACGCGAAGCGGGGTTCAAATCGGTGAGCGTGGATCTGATTTACGGCCTGCCGCACCAATCGCTCGAAAGCATCAAACCCACCCTCGAAACCGTGCTTTCGCTCGACCCCGACCGCCTGGCGCTTTACCACTACGCCCATCTGCCGCATATTTTCAAACCGCAGCGCCGCATCGACACCGCCGCCGTTCCCGGCAGCGAAGAAAAACTCGATATTCTGCAATACGCCGTGCAAACGCTCACCGCCCGCGGCTATGTATTTATCGGCATGGATCATTTCGCCAAACCCGACGACGAACTCTCGCTGGCGTTGAAAGAAGGCTGGCTGCAACGAAATTTCCAAGGCTATTCCACTTATGCCGACTGTGATCTGATTGCCTTGGGCGTGTCGTCTATCGGCAAAATCGCCAATGTCTATGTTCAGAACGAGCGCGACATCGATGCCTACTACGCCGCCATCGACGCCGGCCGCCTGCCCGTGATGCGCGGCTACCGCCTCAACCAGGACGACCTGCTGCGGCGCAACATTATCCAAGACCTGATGTGCCGTTTCGCATTGGATTTCCGGGTGTATGAAAGCGTGTTCGGCATCTCGTTCGCACACTATTTCCAAACCGAGCTGGCGGATTTGCGGCAACTGGCCGGCCTCGGCCTGCTGGTGCTCAAACCGCACGGCTTGCAGGTTACGCCGAAAGGGCGGTTTTTAATCCGCAATATCGCCATGGTGTTCGACTACCACCTGCGCCACAAAGAAACCACGGCCCAATATTCCAAAACGGTTTAGAGTATATCGCCATGAGGCCGTCTGAAAAACCGAACTATCCTCCCAAAAGATAAAGCAGTTTTTTTCAGACGGCCTGATACCTTTGCAAAATTCAAATTACTACCTGAAAACCTGATTCCCGTCATTCCCGCGTAGGCGGGAATCCAGTTGCTTGGCATATAAGTTTTTGTTTAACCAATACTTCAATGTTTACCTCTGGATTCCCGCCTACGCGGGGGTAGCGCAGCGAACTTGCGAAGCTAATGACGGTGTTAAGCATTTCAGACGGCATCAAGATATTTTTACAAAGGCCCCGGCCTATTGTCATTATCTTCGCAACGCCTCCCTATCCCGCGCCGTTATTTGTTACACTTAAACCCGTTTGACTTTTCATTTCCCGCCCCATGCTGACCTACACCCCGCCCGAATCCCGTTCGCCCGCGCCCACCCGCGAAAAACCTTGGCTGCTGCTGTTGCTGGCGTTTGCTTGGCTGTGGCCGGGCATTTTTTCGCGCGATTTGTGGAATCCGGCCGAACCGGCGGTTTTCACGGCCGTAGAAGCGTTTTTAAACGGTGCCGCCGCATGGCTGCCCACCGTGCTCGACCAGCCTTATTTCAACGTATCGCCCGTATATGTGTGGGTGGCGGCGCTGTTCGAGAGGCTGCTCTCGCCGTGGGCGGCCGATGCTTATTCCGCCGCCCGTTTCGCCAGCGTGCTGTTTACCGCCGTCGGCCTGCTGTGCTGCGGCAGCGCGGGTTTCCGCTTTTTGGGCCGCCATCAGGGGCGCAGCGTGGCGCTGATTTTAATCGGCTGCACGGGGCTGATTACGATGGCGCACTTTCTCGGCGGGCAGTCGGTGGTGTTTGCCGCGCTGGGCATGTGTTTGTATGGTTTCTCGCTGGCGCAGACGCGCGTGATTATGGCCGCGCTGATGCTGGGCGGCGGCTGGGCGTTGCTGTCGGTGTCGGCCGGGCTGCTGCTGCCCGCCGCGCTGATGCTGGCGGCACTGGGTTTGCTGGCGCATCCGCAATGGCAGTTCAAACGCTACTACCTCACGCTGGTGGGCGCGTTTGCGTTTGCCCTGCCGATGATGCTGGTGTATCCGTTTGCGCTGTTTAAAACCGATGCGGCGGCTTTTGCAGTCTGGCTGCACCATTATGCGTTCGGCGCGTTCGGCGGCACGCAGAGTTTTCAGACGGCCTTTTCGCTGCCTTATTATTTGAAAAACCTGTTGTGGTTTGCCTTTCCCGCCTGGCCGCTGGCAATCTGGACAGCCACCCGTATGCAGCTTTCCCGCCAACGCTGGGGCGTGCTTGCGCTGGTTTGGCTGGCCGCCGCCACCGTGCTGCTCACGTTCAGCCCGCACCGCTACCAAGACCATCTGGTTTGGCTGCTGCCGCCGCTGGCGCTGCTCGGCGCGGCGCAGCTCGACGGCCTGCGGCGCGGCGCGGCGGCGTTTATCAACTGGTTCGGCATTATGGCTTTCGGCCTGTTTGCGGTGTTTTTATGGCTGGGCTTTTTTGCCATGAACTACGGCTGGCCGGCGAAACTGGCCGAGCGTTCTTATTATTTCAGCCCGTATTACATTCCCGACATCAACATCATGCCCATGCTGGTGGCCGTGTCGTTCACGCCCGTGTGGCTGTGGGCGATTACGCGCAAACACATCCGCGGGCGGCAGGCCGTTACCAATTGGGCGGCGGGGGTAACGCTGGTGTGGGCGTTGATGATGACGCTGTTTCTGCCGTGGCTCGATGCCGCTAAAAGCCATGCGCCGGTGGTGCGGCAGATGGAAGCGTCGCTGCCCGCCGGTCTGAAAACCGCCCTGGCCGAGGGCGCAAGCTGCGTGAGCGTGGATGCCGGCGCCGCTACCGCACGCATCGTGTGGCAGCAATACGGCACGCTGAAGCTGCGCGTGAACGATGCTTCGTGCGCCTACCGTTTAGTGCAGCAGCCAAAAGGCAGCGCCATTCCCGACGGCTGGCATCTGCTGTGGGAAGGCGCCCGTCCGCGCAATAAAACGGAAGGCTTCGCGCTGTTGGAAAAGGCCGTCTGAAACGGTTCGGCATGGTTTCAGACGGCCTTTGGCGCGGTTTGTTTGTTATTTAAAACGTGAAGTTTGTTCAGCTTTCAAGCGGCGGTTCCGGTGCGCCGGCGGGGTGTTTGTAGCGGTTGTAGGCAAACAGGTATTGGTGGGGAAAGCGTTTGATCCAATATTCCACATTGCTGTTGATCACCTGCGCATCGTGAGCCTTATCGCCGTTGAGTTCGCCCTGTAACGGCTCGATATGCAGTACGAACCCCTGCCCTGCGGGCAGACGTTCGCCCACGAAAAACAAGGCTTTCACGCCTTTCACTTGGGCGAGTTTGCCCGCCAGCGTCATGGTGTAGGCAGGTTTGCCGAAAAAACCGGCCCATACGCCTTCGCCGCCTTCGTGCGGGTCGGGCACATGGTCGGGCAGCACGATGGTGGCCTCGCCCGCGCGCAGGGCTTTGATAATCTGCTTCACGCCTTGGATATTGGTGGGGGCGGTGCGCCCTTTGCCGCGCACGCGGCCGGCCTGCATCACTTGGTCGAACGCTTTGATTTTCGGCGGTTTATACATGGCGGTGAGCGGAAACGGCAACTGCTCGCTGATATAACGCCCCGCAATGTCGTAGCTGCCGATGTGCGGCGTGATCAGCAGCAAACCTTCGCCGTTTTCCACCGCCTGCCGGATATGCTCCCAACCGTGTGCGGCCCTGAACAGCCCCGCCACCTGCTCAGGCCGCCTGAAAAAAGCCACCGGCAGCTCCAACCCGCCTTTGGCCGTTTCCCGCAGCACGGCTTTAACGGCGGCATCGTCTGCATTCAGGCCGGCAATCTGCAAATTGCGGCGTATCCTTTCGCGGTCTTTGCGGGCAAGATAAAAACCCAAGCTGCCCAACGCATCGCCTATGGCGTGCAGCGTGCGCAGCGGCAGTGCGGCAAACAGGCGGAACAGCAGAAAAACCAGAGTTTGCATGGCGGTGGCGGTAAGTGTTGGTAAAAGCGGCATTGTAATGGAAAACCGCGCCGGCGGGTGGCCGGGCGAAACCCCGGCAAAACCGCCGGCCCGGGATGAAAATATTGAATTCGGCGCTGAAACAGGGTAATTTCTGCACTTTTGCCAACTTTCTGTTTGAAATACTATGGAACACCAACCCCAATCCCCCGCCCCGCTGGGCCAACCGCCCTCTTGGATTGCCCAGATGATTTTCGCCAGCCGCTGGCTGCAACTGCCGATTTACCTCGGCCTGATTGTGGTGCAGGCGGTTTATGCCTACAAATTCATCAAATCGCTGTGGCACCTGATTGTGAACCTGAACCAGATGGACGCCAACACCATCATGCTGGCGGTGCTCAACCTGATCGACGTGGTGATGATTGCCAACCTCTTGGTAATGGTGATTGTGGGCGGTTATGAAATTTTCGTGTCGAAACTGCGCACCGAAGGCCACCCCGACGAACCCGAATGGCTCAGCCATGTGAACGCTTCGGTGTTGAAAGTGAAGCTGTCGATGTCGATTATCAGCATTTCCTCCATCCACCTGCTGCAAACCTTTGTGAACGCCGCCAACCTGCCCGAAAAAACCATGATGTGGCAGCTTTTGCTGCACTTGGGCTTTCTGGCCTCGGCGCTGGCGATGGCCTACACCGACAAAGTTCTCTACGGCACCAGCCACAAAAGCCATTAACCCTTTTCATACGGCCTGATGAATTATTCATGCAGGTATGGCCGGGGCGGCCCGCCATCTCTGCTATAATTTGGACCGTTTAGCTACCATGCAAACCGGCAGGCTGCCGGTTTGCTTCTTTTACGAAAGAACCACCATGAGCGAATATGTGTTTACTTCTGAATCCGTGTCAGAAGGCCACCCCGATAAAGTTGCCGACCAGATTTCCGATGCCGTTTTAGACGCCATTCTGGCGCAAGACCCTAAAGGCCGCGTGGCCGCCGAAACCCTGGTTGCCACCGATTTGTGCGTGCTGGCCGGCGAAATCACCACCACCGCAAAAGTCGATTACGAACAGATTGCCCGCGAAACCATCGCCCGCATCGGCTACAACAACCCCGAATGGGGCTTTTCGGCCGATTCCTGCAAACTGGTTTTGAACTACGGCCAGCAGTCGCCCGACATCGCCCAAGGCGTGAACGAGGGCGAAGGCGTAGATTTGAATCAGGGCGCGGGCGACCAGGGCCTGATGTTCGGCTACGCCTGCGACGAAACCCCCGTGCTGATGCCGTTTGCCATCTACTACAGCCACCGCCTGATGCAGCGCCAGAGCGAAGTGCGCAAAAGCGGCCTCCTGCCATGGCTGCGCCCCGATGCCAAAGCCCAGCTAACCTGCGTTTACGACAGCGAAACCGGCAAAGTGAAACGCATCGACACCGTAGTGCTCTCCACCCAGCACGATCCCGACATCAGCCGCGAAGATTTGATTGCCGCCGTGAAAGAACACATCATCTTCCCCGTGCTGCCCAAAGAAATGCTCACCGAAGAAACCAAATACCTGATCAACCCCACCGGCAACTTCGTTATCGGCGGCCCGCAGGGCGACTGCGGCCTGACCGGCCGTAAAATCATCGTCGACACCTACGGCGGCGCGGCCCCGCACGGCGGCGGCGCGTTTTCAGGCAAAGACCCCACCAAAGTCGACCGTTCCGCTGCCTACGCCTGCCGCTACGTTGCCAAAAACATCGTGGCCGCGGGCTTGGCGCGCCAATGCCAGATTCAGGTTTCCTACGCCATCGGCATCGCCGAGCCGACCTCCATCGCCATCGACACCTTCGGCACCGGCGAATTGAACGAAGCCGAACTGATCAAGCTCGTGCGCGAACACTTCGACCTGCGCCCAAAAGGCATCATCCAAATGCTCGACCTGTTGCGCCCGATTTACGGCAAATCCGCCGCCTACGGCCACTTCGGCCGCGAAGAGCCGGAATTCACCTGGGAGCGCACCGACAAAGCCGCCGCGCTGAGAGCCGCCGCAGGTTTGTAACGGCGCCCATGCCATGCGACACAGGCCGTCTGAAAACAAATGTTTTTCAGACGGCCTGAAACCTTTGCAAAATTCCTTTCAACATCTTAAAACCTCTGCGTTATGCCCGGGCTTGATCCGGGCATCTTTTTGTTTCAAAAGAAATAACACAGACACTCGGGTCAGGCCCGAGTATGACGGGATACAAATATTTTCAGGAGTAACCCGGCTTTTTGCAAAGGTCCAGGCCTGTGTTTATCTGCCCGCCATTGTTCCCGCACCCGTTTCATTGGTAAGATACGGGCGGCAGTTTTCCGGTTATGCCGCCGAACACAAGGAGAACAAAATGAATACGCTACCCTGGGAAGCACAACTCGCTTTAGCCGCCGTTATCGGCTTTGCCGCCGGCCTGCTGCTGATGTGGCTGCTGATGCGCCCGAAAGCCAACCAGCATAAAAAAGAGCGCGAAACGCTGATGCAGGAATTCGGCCAATACCGCCGCAAAGTGGACGAGCATTTCGTTGAAACCGCCGCCGCCGTCGACGAACTGAACCGTAGCTATCAGAAAGTTATCCAACACCTGAGCAGCGGCGCGCACACCCTGATGGGCAAAGAAACCTTGCAGGAGCAGCTCACCAAACGCGGCAATGCCTCGGTTACCGTGGCCTATCTGGCTGCCGGCACCGCCGCTGCGGCAGACCATACCCCCGAAGCCGCTGCCACCGTAACCATAGATGCCGTTGCCACCGCGCCGGCTGATGTTGATTTAGACGAACAAACCCCCGTGAGCGACGCGCCCGTGATCACCCCGCCGCCGCTGGCCGACGATTCCGCCGCGCCGTCTGAAGCAGGGCAGGCGGAAACCGAGGGGCAGGAAAATGCGGCGGTTGCGGCATCCGAATCCGCCGAAACCGAACCGGCAGCCGCAAACAAGGCATGATTTTTCGGCAAACAAATAACAGCGCGCCGACGGGTTGCTAAAGCACCCGCGTCATACTCGGGCTTGCCCCGAGTATCTCTCTTTTCAAACAATGAGCTGCCCGGGTCAAGCCCGAGCATAATGCAGAGAAACCGAGACCTTTGCAAAATTCATTTAGGCCGTCTGAAACATCAGATTATCGTCATTCCCGCGTAGGCGGGAATCCAGTCGTTTTTTTGTAAGCTATTGAAATAAAATACTTGATGGTTTAAAGGCTGGATTCCCGCCTACGCGGGAATGACGGAATTTAAGCATTTCAGACGGCACTCAGGGTATTTTTGCAAAGGTCTCAAACCTTTAAAACACCGAAACAACTTGCAAAAGTCTCGATCTTAAGTATTTTGATAAAGGCAACAGGCCGTCTGAAAACCTTTTCAGACGGCCTGTTGCCTTTATAAGCGGAGGGTTTCAAACCAATTCGCCGCGCAGCGAAAACGTGTAGGCTTCCGTGATTTCCAGCTCGACCATTTGGTTGATCAGATCGGCGGAGCCGGTGAAATTTACCACGCGGTTGTTGGCGGTGCGCGCCTGCAACTGGTCGGGGTCTTTTTTCGAGATGCCCTCCACCAGGCAGCGCTGCACCGTGCCGAGCATGGTTTGGTTGATGCGGGCGGTTTCGGCTTCGATCACTTCGTTCAAGGCTTCCAAACGGCGCACTTTTTCTTCGTGCGGCGTGTCGTCGGGCAGGTTGGCCGCCGGTGTGCCGGGGCGCGGGCTGTAAATGAATACGAAGCTCAAATCGAAGGCGATGTCTTTCACGAGCTTCAAGGTTTGCTCGAACTCGCGCTCGGTTTCGCCGGGAAAGCCGACGATAAAGTCGGAACTCAAACACAAATCGGGGCGGATGGCGCGCAGTTTGCGGATGATGGATTTGTATTCCAGCGCGGTATAGCCGCGTTTCATCGCCGAGAGCACGCGGTCGGAGCCGCTCTGAATCGGCAGGTGCAGGTGCGAAACCAGCTTGGGCAGGTCGCGGTAGCATTCGATGATGGCATCGGAAAATTCGCGCGGGTGGCTGGTGGTGAAACGCATACGCTCGATGCCGGGAATTTCGTGCACGATGCGCAACAGGGTGGCGAAGTCGCAGATTTCGCCGTTGTCCATTTCGCCGCGGTAGGCGTTCACGTTTTGCCCCAACAGGTTGATTTCTTTCACGCCCTGCTGGGCAAGGTTGGCGATTTCGGTGAGCACGTCGTTTAAGGGGCGCGAAAACTCTTCGCCGCGGGTGTAGGGCACCACGCAGAAGCTGCAATATTTGGAACAGCCTTCCATAATCGACACGAACGCCGAGCCGCCTTCCACGCGCGCGGGCGGCAGGTGGTCGAATTTTTCGATTTCGGGAAAGGAAATATCCACCTGCGAGAGGCCGGTGGTTTCTTTGTCCATAATCATTTTCGGCAGGCGGTGCAGGGTTTGCGGGCCGAACACCACGTCCACATAGGGCGCGCGTTTCACGATGGCTTCGCCTTCCTGCGAGGCCACGCAGCCGCCCACGCCGATAATCAGATTGGGGTTTTTGGCTTTCAGGGGCTTGATGCGGCCCAAATCCGAAAACACTTTTTCCTGCGCTTTTTCGCGCACGGAGCAGGTGTTGAACAGAATGATGTCGGCCTCTTCGGCCTCGCTCACTTGCACCAAATCATCGCCTTCCGCGAGCACGGAAAGCATTTTTTCGCTGTCGTATTCGTTCATCTGACAGCCGAAGGTGCGGATAAATACTTTTTTCATATCAAACGGATAAATGGTTTATTGGCGGGCGGCGCGCTGCTCGAAAGCCTGCTTTTCGGCATCGGTGAGCACCCAGATTTCGCTGATGTTGCCGGCTTCGTTGCGGCGCACGGCCACGGCTTTGCCGGTGTGGCCGGTGAGTTTGCCGCGCACGATGAAACGGTTGCGTTCGTCTTTGATGCGTAAATCGGGCGTGGTGTCAAATGCGGCGGCGTTGCCGTCGAGCCAGCCCAACGTGAGGATTTTCAGCCAGGATAGGCCGCCGTCGCTCAACACGATTTGCGGGTAAGCCACCTGCTTCAACACCGCCACTTCCATATCGGCCGGCACGGCGCGCTGCGCCCAGGTTAGAGAAGAAAACAATAAAATCAACAGGGTAAACAGTTTTTTCATCATATTTTTCTGCCGTAATGTGAGTAAGACAGCGGCGGATTATAGCACAACGGCTAAGACAGAGCCTTTGTTTTCAATAGGAATTCGGCCCGCAGGCGGCAGGGTTGCGGAAATGATGCAAAGGCTATATATAGAATGAGACCTTTGCAAAACCTCCAGGTGTGGATGCAGTTCAAGGCGTAGCAGCGCAGCGAGCGCAGACCTATCAAGTGGATAGGCAAGTGAGCGAGCAGCACACAACGAAGAAATGCGCCGCAGATGGGGGGTTTGCAAAGGTCTCAGGATAGGCCGTCTGAAACGCAGCGCCGAGCCTGCACAAACGCCGCATTATATTTTTCAGACGGCCTCAAACGATAAAAAAAGGAAAAACCATGCCGCACACACTCCCCCTAACCGCGCCCGCTGTTTGCAGCCTGCCCGAAACCTTTTACAGCCGCATCCGCCCCGAACCGCTGGCCCAACCTTATTGGGTGGCGCAAAACCACGCGTTGGCGGCAGAAATGGGCTTGAGGCCGTCTGAAATCTTCGACAACCCCGACAACCTGCTCTATCTCGCCGGCAGTGCGCCCGCCTACGACCCCGTGCCCATAGCCACCGTGTACAGCGGCCACCAGTTCGGCGTGTATGTGCGCCAGCTCGGCGACGGGCGCGCGGCTTTGCTGGGCGACAGCACCGGCGGCGGGCAGCGCCGGGAATGGCAGCTCAAAGGCGCGGGCAAAACGCCTTATTCGCGCTTTGCCGACGGCCGTGCGGTGCTGCGCTCCAGCATACGCGAATACCTCTGCTCCGAAGCCATGCACGGCCTGGGCATCGCCACCACTCGCGCGTTGGCGCTCACCGGCAGCAACGATGCGGTTTACCGCGAAGAAGCCGAAACCGCCGCCGTGGTTACGCGCATCGCCCCGAGCTTTATCCGCTTCGGCCACTTCGAATACCTCTACCACACCGGCCAGCACCACAACCTGCCCGTGTTGGCCGACTTTTTAATCGAACACCACTTCCCCGAATGCCGCGAAGCCGACAACCCTTATCTGGCATTTTTCCAAACCGTTTCGCAGCGCACCGCCGAACTGATAGCCGCCTGGCAGAGCGTGGGCTTCTGCCACGGCGTGATGAACACCGACAATATGTCGGCGCTCGGTTTAACCATAGATTACGGCCCGTTTGGCTTTCTCGACCATTACGACCGCCGCCACGTCTGCAACCATTCCGATTCCGGCGGGCGCTACGCCTACAACGAACAACCCTATGTGGCGCA
The sequence above is a segment of the Neisseria dentiae genome. Coding sequences within it:
- the miaB gene encoding tRNA (N6-isopentenyl adenosine(37)-C2)-methylthiotransferase MiaB, encoding MKKVFIRTFGCQMNEYDSEKMLSVLAEGDDLVQVSEAEEADIILFNTCSVREKAQEKVFSDLGRIKPLKAKNPNLIIGVGGCVASQEGEAIVKRAPYVDVVFGPQTLHRLPKMIMDKETTGLSQVDISFPEIEKFDHLPPARVEGGSAFVSIMEGCSKYCSFCVVPYTRGEEFSRPLNDVLTEIANLAQQGVKEINLLGQNVNAYRGEMDNGEICDFATLLRIVHEIPGIERMRFTTSHPREFSDAIIECYRDLPKLVSHLHLPIQSGSDRVLSAMKRGYTALEYKSIIRKLRAIRPDLCLSSDFIVGFPGETEREFEQTLKLVKDIAFDLSFVFIYSPRPGTPAANLPDDTPHEEKVRRLEALNEVIEAETARINQTMLGTVQRCLVEGISKKDPDQLQARTANNRVVNFTGSADLINQMVELEITEAYTFSLRGELV
- a CDS encoding protein adenylyltransferase SelO, coding for MPHTLPLTAPAVCSLPETFYSRIRPEPLAQPYWVAQNHALAAEMGLRPSEIFDNPDNLLYLAGSAPAYDPVPIATVYSGHQFGVYVRQLGDGRAALLGDSTGGGQRREWQLKGAGKTPYSRFADGRAVLRSSIREYLCSEAMHGLGIATTRALALTGSNDAVYREEAETAAVVTRIAPSFIRFGHFEYLYHTGQHHNLPVLADFLIEHHFPECREADNPYLAFFQTVSQRTAELIAAWQSVGFCHGVMNTDNMSALGLTIDYGPFGFLDHYDRRHVCNHSDSGGRYAYNEQPYVAHWNLSRFASCLLPLVPEGALIDELERFPEAFQTAYTAKMRAKIGLQTEEKTDGELIGDMFAALQGSKVDFTLFFRHLANVGNTHGEPLPQDLAALFQGPADAFVHWIGRYRGRLRAENSNPETRAERMNAVNPLYVLRNYLLEQAIEQAKNGDFREIERLHRCMQNPFEARREFADFAERPPEWAGGICVSCSS